A window from Mycolicibacterium tokaiense encodes these proteins:
- a CDS encoding alpha/beta hydrolase: MFRISPLDVALAISDIAVRLPVVGRHCVPLGQLTAAGAFGVRVLAGLGRSADTRELPQVDDTMEWSEDAVPPVLRAWAHRREFLHRADVPYGPARGQLLDVWRRKDLTGPAPVMVFLPGGGWVHGGRVLQGYALMSHLAQRGWVCLSVDYRVAPQHRWPRHVQDAKAAIAWARAHAAEFGGDPAFVTVAGCSAGGHLAALAGLTPGAPEFGAELAPGADTSVDAVVGIYGRYDWVDRSTREREDLVQFLEQIVVRARLDERPEVFTQASPIERVHTDAPPFLVVHGSRDGIIPVQQARDFVHRLSAVSRAGVSYLELPGAGHGFDMLDGRRTGTAVVAIADFLEQVHTDHLAGAPRRAG, from the coding sequence ATGTTTCGTATCTCGCCGCTCGACGTCGCGCTGGCGATCAGTGACATCGCGGTCCGCCTGCCGGTCGTGGGCCGACACTGTGTGCCGTTGGGCCAGCTGACGGCCGCGGGCGCCTTCGGGGTCCGGGTGCTCGCCGGCCTGGGCCGATCTGCGGACACGCGTGAGCTGCCGCAGGTCGACGACACCATGGAATGGTCGGAGGACGCTGTCCCGCCGGTGCTGCGGGCCTGGGCGCACCGCCGGGAGTTCCTGCACCGCGCCGACGTGCCCTACGGCCCGGCCCGCGGCCAGCTGCTGGACGTCTGGCGGCGCAAGGATCTCACGGGGCCGGCGCCGGTGATGGTCTTCCTGCCCGGCGGCGGCTGGGTGCACGGCGGCCGCGTCCTGCAGGGCTACGCCCTGATGTCGCACCTGGCCCAGCGGGGCTGGGTCTGCCTGTCGGTCGACTATCGGGTGGCTCCGCAGCATCGCTGGCCCCGACACGTCCAGGACGCCAAGGCCGCCATCGCGTGGGCACGTGCCCACGCTGCGGAATTCGGCGGCGATCCCGCATTCGTGACCGTCGCGGGCTGCTCGGCGGGCGGGCACCTCGCCGCGCTGGCCGGTCTGACCCCGGGCGCCCCCGAGTTCGGCGCCGAACTCGCCCCTGGCGCCGACACCTCGGTGGACGCCGTCGTGGGGATCTACGGGCGCTACGACTGGGTGGACCGTTCCACCCGCGAACGCGAGGATCTGGTCCAGTTCCTGGAGCAGATCGTGGTGCGGGCGCGCCTCGACGAACGGCCTGAGGTGTTCACGCAGGCTTCGCCCATCGAGCGGGTGCACACCGACGCCCCGCCGTTCCTGGTCGTGCACGGCAGCCGCGACGGCATCATCCCAGTGCAGCAGGCCCGTGATTTCGTCCACCGGCTGAGTGCGGTCTCCCGCGCAGGCGTCTCCTACCTGGAACTTCCGGGTGCCGGGCACGGCTTCGACATGCTCGACGGCCGCCGCACCGGCACCGCCGTGGTCGCCATCGCCGACTTCCTGGAGCAGGTGCACACCGATCACCTGGCCGGGGCGCCGCGGCGCGCCGGCTGA
- a CDS encoding acyl-CoA dehydrogenase family protein encodes MTQAPAVDLHLPGSEKFTALLAEIGAGAKDRDLADENPFDQVAALKRAGFGILRLPRDLGGAGLSVRELFSAVIDVARADPIVAHIFRTHFWFVEERLRTIADQGSQRWLREAAAGKLFGNAFSEKGALAVGSLVFNTRLLPTEDGTFRLAGEKYYSTGTLFSDYLTVAATTDHDSVASVLVPTDRAGVRLVDDWDGFGQRRTGTGTTVFTDVVVHPHEILVDTPYDAEPTPTVQYASLQLYIHAVVAGVLASVVDDGITLLRSRTRSFSHALADAPVDDPLHQKLLGELASTAAVARAAVLDAADAIAAANDSAVNGVPDAELAQHAQLRAAQVKVHLDAVALDAATRLLELGGASAASRTRNLDRHWRNIRTITLHNPVALKAVAIGANLLHHTPVPANAYF; translated from the coding sequence ATGACACAAGCACCCGCCGTGGATCTGCACCTGCCCGGCTCCGAGAAGTTCACCGCCCTGCTGGCCGAGATCGGCGCCGGCGCGAAGGACCGCGACCTGGCCGACGAGAATCCCTTCGATCAGGTGGCCGCGCTCAAGCGGGCCGGGTTCGGCATCCTGCGACTGCCCCGCGATCTCGGTGGGGCGGGATTGTCGGTGCGCGAGCTGTTTTCGGCCGTCATCGACGTCGCCCGCGCGGACCCGATCGTCGCCCACATCTTCCGGACCCACTTCTGGTTCGTCGAGGAACGGTTGCGCACCATCGCAGATCAGGGTTCGCAGCGCTGGCTGCGAGAAGCGGCGGCCGGCAAGCTCTTCGGCAACGCGTTCAGCGAGAAGGGCGCCCTGGCGGTGGGCAGCCTGGTCTTCAACACCCGGCTGCTGCCCACCGAGGACGGCACCTTCCGACTGGCCGGCGAGAAGTACTACAGCACCGGCACGTTGTTCTCCGACTACCTCACCGTGGCCGCCACCACCGACCACGATTCGGTGGCCTCGGTGCTGGTGCCCACCGACCGTGCCGGCGTGCGGCTGGTGGACGACTGGGACGGCTTCGGGCAGCGCCGAACCGGCACCGGCACCACGGTTTTCACCGACGTGGTGGTGCACCCCCACGAGATCCTGGTGGACACGCCGTATGACGCCGAACCCACGCCCACTGTGCAGTACGCCTCGTTGCAGCTCTACATCCACGCCGTGGTCGCCGGGGTGCTGGCGTCGGTGGTCGACGACGGGATCACACTGCTGCGCAGCCGGACCCGCAGTTTCAGCCACGCCCTGGCCGACGCCCCGGTGGACGACCCGCTGCACCAGAAGCTGCTCGGCGAGCTGGCATCCACTGCCGCCGTGGCCCGCGCGGCGGTGCTCGATGCCGCCGATGCCATCGCCGCGGCCAACGATTCGGCGGTGAACGGTGTCCCCGATGCCGAGCTGGCGCAGCACGCCCAGCTGCGCGCCGCCCAGGTGAAGGTGCACCTCGACGCCGTGGCCCTCGACGCCGCGACGCGGCTGCTGGAACTCGGCGGTGCCAGCGCGGCCAGCCGGACCCGCAACCTGGACCGGCACTGGCGCAACATCCGCACCATCACCCTGCACAATCCCGTCGCGCTCAAGGCCGTCGCGATCGGCGCCAACCTGCTGCACCACACCCCCGTCCCCGCCAACGCCTACTTCTGA
- a CDS encoding MspA family porin, with protein sequence MKAIGRVLVAMMAAVAALFASTGTSHAGLDNELSLVDGQGRTLTIQQWDTFLNGVFPLDRNRLTREWFHSGKAVYAVTGEDADEFEGVLELGYQVGFPWSLGVGINFSYTTPNIAFDGQDFGSFSPITGALGIDLIPAIVTPPLFPGVSISADLGNGPGIQEVATFSVDVAGEGGAVAVSNAHGTVTGAAGGVLLRPYARLISSAGDSVTTYGEPWNMN encoded by the coding sequence ATGAAGGCAATTGGACGAGTGCTGGTGGCAATGATGGCTGCTGTGGCGGCACTGTTCGCGAGCACGGGCACGTCGCACGCCGGCTTGGACAATGAGCTGAGCCTGGTGGACGGCCAGGGTCGCACCCTGACCATCCAGCAGTGGGACACGTTCCTCAACGGCGTCTTCCCGCTGGACCGCAACCGCCTCACCCGCGAGTGGTTCCACTCCGGCAAGGCCGTCTACGCCGTGACCGGCGAGGATGCCGACGAGTTCGAGGGTGTGCTCGAGCTGGGCTACCAGGTCGGCTTCCCGTGGTCGCTGGGTGTGGGCATCAACTTCAGCTACACCACCCCCAACATCGCCTTCGACGGTCAGGACTTCGGTTCGTTCAGCCCCATCACCGGCGCCCTTGGTATCGACCTGATCCCCGCCATCGTGACCCCGCCGCTGTTCCCCGGCGTGTCGATCTCCGCTGACCTGGGCAACGGCCCCGGCATCCAGGAAGTCGCCACCTTCTCCGTGGACGTCGCCGGCGAGGGCGGTGCGGTCGCGGTCTCCAACGCCCACGGCACCGTGACCGGTGCTGCCGGTGGCGTGCTACTGCGTCCCTACGCCCGGCTCATCTCCTCGGCCGGTGACAGCGTGACCACCTACGGCGAACCGTGGAACATGAACTGA
- a CDS encoding sensor histidine kinase — protein sequence MSRRRGPSLRVRITAATTAVVLLVLSTGAVAFIALVWHTLLNIQAQSAKAQAVQVADSAHRRGGLPASEVLPPFDGDDVIIQLQEQGQVTATADFEYVGLGPLPLSDSQTIVNVRGDRYIVESAPVDPAISDSGSVVVGRSVESEYDAIHLVAVLFTVAVPAVSLFVAGLTWVVVGRSLRPVEQIRVDVESIGEDLSRRVDPPGGRDEVVRLANTMNHMLDRLEAAQRNQQRLVSNASHELRSPVAAIRQHAQVALHHPEVTDIDSLASVVDIEAARLEDLVNDLLLLARLDEGEIRNRGEVDLDDIVLAEAGRLRRLGVTVDTSGVGPARVLADQGLISRAVRNAADNARRHTRTRVDFTLAVRDGWAYLTVDDDGDGVPEDDRVRLFNRFERRDDDRSRSHGGAGLGLAIIAEAARDSGGRAVLGSSPRNGARLEMRLPEHDG from the coding sequence ATGTCTAGGCGGCGCGGGCCGTCGCTGCGGGTACGGATCACGGCGGCCACCACGGCGGTGGTGCTGCTGGTGTTGTCCACTGGCGCGGTCGCCTTCATCGCGCTGGTCTGGCACACCCTGCTCAACATTCAGGCGCAGTCGGCCAAGGCCCAGGCCGTCCAGGTCGCCGACAGTGCGCACCGCCGGGGCGGCCTGCCGGCCAGTGAGGTGTTGCCGCCCTTTGACGGCGACGACGTGATCATCCAGCTGCAGGAGCAGGGGCAGGTGACCGCCACCGCGGACTTCGAGTACGTCGGGCTGGGCCCGTTGCCGCTCTCTGATTCGCAGACCATCGTGAACGTGCGCGGCGACCGCTACATCGTGGAGTCCGCACCGGTGGACCCGGCGATCAGCGACTCCGGGAGTGTGGTGGTGGGCCGTTCGGTCGAAAGTGAGTACGACGCAATCCATCTGGTGGCGGTGCTGTTCACCGTGGCGGTGCCGGCGGTCAGTTTGTTCGTCGCCGGGCTGACGTGGGTGGTGGTGGGTCGCTCGCTGCGCCCGGTGGAGCAGATCCGCGTGGACGTCGAATCGATCGGTGAGGATCTTTCTCGCCGGGTCGATCCCCCGGGCGGTCGCGACGAGGTGGTGCGGTTGGCCAACACCATGAACCACATGCTCGATCGGCTCGAGGCGGCGCAGCGCAATCAGCAGCGCCTGGTCTCCAACGCCAGCCATGAGCTGCGGTCACCGGTGGCGGCCATCCGCCAGCATGCTCAGGTGGCGCTGCACCATCCCGAGGTCACCGACATCGATTCCCTGGCCTCGGTGGTGGATATCGAGGCCGCCCGCCTCGAAGACCTGGTCAACGACCTGCTGCTGCTTGCCCGGCTCGACGAGGGCGAGATCCGCAATCGGGGCGAGGTCGATCTGGACGACATCGTGTTGGCCGAGGCGGGCCGGTTGCGCCGGCTCGGGGTGACGGTCGACACCTCTGGTGTGGGCCCGGCCCGGGTGCTGGCCGATCAGGGGCTGATCTCCCGCGCGGTACGCAATGCCGCCGACAACGCCCGGCGGCACACCCGCACCCGGGTGGATTTCACCCTCGCGGTTCGGGACGGGTGGGCGTACTTGACCGTCGACGACGACGGGGACGGGGTGCCGGAGGACGATCGGGTCCGGCTGTTCAACCGCTTCGAACGGCGCGACGATGACCGGAGCCGCAGCCACGGTGGTGCCGGTCTGGGGCTGGCCATCATCGCCGAGGCCGCGCGCGATTCCGGCGGCCGGGCGGTCTTGGGGAGCTCACCGCGCAACGGCGCGCGGTTGGAGATGCGGCTGCCCGAGCACGACGGGTGA
- a CDS encoding response regulator transcription factor encodes MRILVVDDEARFADGIRRGLQAEGFAVDLAHTAADGLWRAREIRYDAIVLDIMMPEMNGYVVCRTLRAEGDWTPILMLTAKDGGWDEVEGLDTGADDYVVKPVEYPVLVARLRALIRRGRPQRPTLIDVGSLQINPATREVRRAGRPVQLTAREFAVLSYLARDPAVVRSKQEILEGVWADEFDGDSNIVEVYIAHLRAKVDRPFGLDTIQTVRGAGYRLVADV; translated from the coding sequence ATGCGCATCTTGGTGGTTGACGACGAAGCGCGGTTCGCCGACGGGATCCGGCGCGGACTGCAGGCCGAGGGATTCGCGGTGGACCTGGCCCACACCGCGGCCGACGGACTGTGGCGGGCGCGGGAGATCCGCTATGACGCGATCGTGCTGGACATCATGATGCCCGAGATGAACGGCTACGTCGTGTGCCGGACGCTGCGCGCGGAGGGGGACTGGACGCCCATCCTGATGCTCACCGCCAAGGACGGCGGCTGGGATGAGGTGGAAGGCCTCGACACCGGCGCCGACGACTACGTGGTCAAACCGGTGGAGTACCCGGTGCTGGTGGCGCGCCTGCGTGCGCTGATCCGCCGGGGCCGCCCGCAGCGGCCCACCCTGATCGACGTCGGGTCGCTGCAGATCAATCCCGCCACCCGGGAGGTGCGGCGAGCGGGGCGGCCGGTGCAGCTGACCGCCCGCGAGTTCGCGGTGTTGTCGTATCTGGCCCGCGATCCGGCGGTGGTGCGCTCCAAACAGGAGATCCTCGAGGGTGTGTGGGCCGACGAGTTCGACGGCGATTCCAACATCGTCGAGGTCTACATCGCCCATCTGCGCGCCAAGGTGGACCGACCGTTCGGCCTCGACACCATTCAGACGGTGCGCGGGGCCGGCTACCGGCTGGTCGCCGATGTCTAG
- a CDS encoding AAA family ATPase has product MRLHRLVLTNYRGISHREIDFPEHGVTVVYGANEAGKSSMIEALDLLLESKDRSTKKDVKQVKPTHADVGAEVTAEISSGAYRFVYRKRFHKKAETELTVLAPRREQLTGDEAHERVRAILDQTVDSGLWQAQRVLQSASTAAVDLAGSDALSRALDVAAGESGGALSGAEPLLIDKIEAEYGRYFTATGKPTGEWSSAVKALQAAEESVARCTQALAEVDELTRQHARLSAEVAAAQQLLAPAAARCAAAEQAQSHIDVLRDELRTAEVELDAARLAQAAAAAAHQDRLRLRADIDARAAAVTAAASAAAEAQEAEAVGRDMVATAELAAVAAAEQLAVAQDRADAARACVTTLSDRDEADRLSARLAKVDSLARELAQVCAQLQPISLSESIFRSVEKAAAAVEIARGRVEVVAPRVHITAESEVTLTVGEQQVTVAAGQSYEASAAQAVTLQVPGVVAAHIDPGAGAADVHATLLAAQDHLRAELARGGATDLEHARAVDQARRELTARREQLRARLSDLRGSDDETELRQRLSALQAAAPAPAGLFDDDLPTLDLPQARAGQAAAEAALKQARAHHSTQQKLAVAAAAQLNQRTVAAQVSQAASRTAQAELTAAQDRLAAARAGVADDELAVRVHAAADTAARAAQQVQTLADRLAQAQPQEVATELTAARQAATELRRRHDQFAAELRDVAVELSVLGKEGRSGKLDAAQIQREHALSAHARVSGRARAAGLLRTVMARHRDDTRRRYVQPFRAEVERLGRVVFGPTFEVEVDSDLQIVSRTLDGRTVPYQSLSGGAKEQLGIVARLAVAALVDKQDSVPVLIDDALGFTDPQRLAKMCEVLDVAGTQGQVIVLTCVPQRYEGVECAHHIEVRP; this is encoded by the coding sequence ATGAGGTTGCACCGGCTGGTCCTGACCAACTACCGCGGTATCTCGCATCGGGAGATCGACTTCCCCGAGCACGGCGTCACGGTCGTGTACGGCGCCAACGAGGCGGGCAAGTCCTCGATGATCGAGGCGCTGGACCTGCTGCTGGAGTCCAAGGACCGCTCCACCAAGAAGGACGTCAAGCAGGTCAAGCCCACCCACGCTGATGTCGGGGCGGAGGTCACGGCCGAGATCAGCTCGGGCGCATACCGATTCGTCTATCGCAAGCGCTTCCACAAGAAGGCCGAAACCGAACTCACCGTGCTCGCGCCGCGCCGCGAGCAACTCACCGGGGACGAGGCGCACGAGCGGGTGCGGGCCATTCTCGACCAGACCGTCGACAGCGGCCTGTGGCAGGCCCAGCGGGTGCTGCAGTCGGCGTCCACGGCCGCCGTGGACCTCGCCGGCAGTGACGCGCTGTCCCGAGCGTTGGACGTCGCCGCCGGTGAGTCCGGCGGTGCCCTCTCCGGTGCCGAACCGCTGCTGATCGACAAGATCGAGGCCGAGTACGGGCGGTACTTCACGGCCACCGGCAAGCCCACGGGGGAGTGGTCTTCCGCAGTCAAGGCACTGCAGGCCGCCGAGGAGTCGGTGGCCCGGTGCACGCAGGCGCTCGCCGAGGTCGACGAGTTGACCCGTCAGCACGCGCGGCTCAGCGCCGAGGTCGCGGCCGCCCAGCAGCTGCTGGCGCCCGCGGCGGCGCGGTGTGCCGCAGCGGAACAGGCGCAGAGCCACATCGACGTTCTGCGCGACGAGCTGCGTACCGCCGAGGTCGAACTCGACGCGGCCCGGCTGGCGCAGGCGGCTGCGGCGGCGGCACACCAGGACCGGCTGCGTCTGCGGGCGGATATAGACGCGCGTGCGGCCGCGGTCACTGCTGCGGCCTCCGCCGCCGCCGAGGCACAGGAGGCCGAAGCAGTGGGCCGGGACATGGTGGCCACCGCGGAGCTGGCCGCGGTAGCAGCGGCCGAGCAGCTCGCCGTGGCGCAGGACCGTGCCGACGCCGCGCGCGCGTGCGTCACCACGCTCTCCGACCGGGACGAGGCCGATCGCCTGTCGGCGCGGTTGGCCAAGGTCGACAGCCTGGCCCGCGAGCTGGCGCAGGTGTGCGCCCAGTTGCAGCCGATCTCATTGTCGGAGAGCATCTTCCGCAGTGTCGAGAAGGCTGCCGCCGCCGTCGAGATCGCTCGCGGCCGGGTCGAGGTGGTGGCCCCACGGGTGCACATCACCGCGGAGTCGGAGGTGACGCTGACCGTCGGTGAGCAGCAGGTCACCGTGGCGGCGGGCCAGTCGTATGAGGCCAGCGCGGCACAGGCCGTCACCCTGCAGGTGCCGGGTGTGGTCGCCGCGCACATCGATCCGGGTGCCGGTGCCGCCGACGTCCACGCCACACTGCTGGCAGCACAGGACCATCTGCGGGCGGAGCTGGCTCGCGGCGGTGCCACCGACCTCGAGCACGCCCGCGCCGTCGACCAGGCTCGCCGGGAACTCACCGCGCGGCGTGAGCAACTGCGGGCGCGGCTGTCGGATCTGCGTGGCTCCGACGACGAAACAGAGCTGCGGCAACGGCTTTCCGCCTTGCAGGCCGCAGCGCCCGCCCCGGCGGGACTCTTCGACGACGATCTGCCCACTCTGGATCTGCCGCAGGCCCGGGCCGGGCAGGCCGCAGCCGAGGCCGCGCTGAAACAGGCTCGCGCACACCATTCCACCCAGCAGAAGCTGGCCGTTGCGGCCGCCGCGCAGCTGAATCAGCGGACAGTGGCAGCCCAGGTGAGTCAGGCCGCGTCGCGCACTGCGCAAGCCGAACTGACCGCCGCCCAGGATCGGCTGGCTGCGGCGCGCGCCGGCGTCGCCGACGACGAGCTGGCGGTGCGTGTGCACGCGGCGGCCGATACCGCTGCGCGCGCGGCGCAACAGGTGCAGACGCTGGCCGACCGCCTTGCGCAGGCGCAGCCGCAGGAGGTGGCCACCGAGCTCACCGCCGCCCGGCAGGCCGCCACGGAGCTGAGGCGTCGCCACGATCAGTTCGCCGCCGAGCTGCGCGATGTCGCCGTCGAGCTGTCGGTGCTCGGCAAGGAGGGGCGCAGCGGCAAGCTCGATGCCGCGCAGATCCAGCGTGAACACGCCCTCTCGGCGCACGCCAGGGTGTCCGGCCGCGCGCGGGCCGCCGGCTTGCTGCGCACGGTCATGGCCCGCCACCGCGACGACACCCGCAGGCGTTACGTCCAGCCGTTCCGCGCCGAGGTCGAACGGCTGGGCCGGGTGGTGTTCGGGCCCACGTTCGAAGTCGAGGTCGACAGCGACCTGCAGATCGTCAGCCGCACCCTGGACGGCCGCACGGTGCCGTACCAGTCCCTCTCCGGGGGCGCGAAAGAGCAGCTGGGCATCGTGGCGCGTCTGGCCGTGGCCGCCCTGGTGGACAAGCAGGACTCGGTGCCGGTGCTCATCGACGACGCTTTGGGGTTCACGGATCCGCAGCGGCTGGCCAAGATGTGCGAGGTCCTCGACGTCGCCGGCACCCAGGGGCAGGTGATCGTCTTGACCTGCGTTCCACAACGGTACGAGGGTGTGGAGTGCGCCCATCACATTGAGGTCAGGCCGTAG
- a CDS encoding metallophosphoesterase family protein: MRFVHTADWQLGMTRHFLEGEAQPRYSAARRDAVAGLGALVADTGAQFVVVAGDVFEHNQLDPRVVSQSLEAMRAIGVPVYLLPGNHDPLDASSVYTSALFRQECPANVTVLDRSGVFPVAPGVEIVAAPWRSKKPTHDLVAEALDGVVADGTRRVLVAHGGVDILDPDPTRPGSIMLSALEAALRDGAVHYVALGDKHSRMRVGTTGQIWYSGSPEVTNYDDIEPDPGQVLVVDLGDQPSVTPHRVGTWRFVTLRRPVDDTRDIADLDLNLDMLPDKDRTVVRLALTGTLTVTERAALDACLDKYSRLFAWVGLWEKQSDIAVVPADGEFTDLGIGGFAASAVEELVAVAQQDDESAGDAQAALALLLRLTAPLGGAA, translated from the coding sequence ATGCGATTCGTCCACACCGCCGACTGGCAGCTCGGGATGACCCGGCACTTCCTCGAAGGTGAGGCCCAGCCCCGCTACTCGGCCGCCCGGCGTGACGCCGTGGCGGGGCTGGGTGCCCTGGTGGCCGACACCGGGGCACAGTTCGTGGTGGTTGCCGGAGATGTGTTCGAGCACAATCAGCTTGATCCACGGGTGGTCAGCCAGTCGCTGGAGGCCATGCGCGCGATCGGCGTGCCGGTCTACCTGCTTCCCGGCAATCACGATCCGCTGGATGCCTCGTCGGTGTACACCAGCGCGCTGTTCCGCCAGGAGTGCCCGGCGAATGTCACGGTGCTGGACCGGTCCGGGGTGTTCCCGGTGGCGCCCGGAGTCGAGATCGTGGCCGCACCTTGGCGTTCCAAGAAGCCCACCCACGATCTGGTGGCCGAGGCGCTCGACGGTGTGGTTGCCGACGGCACCCGCCGCGTGCTGGTGGCCCACGGTGGGGTTGACATCCTCGACCCGGATCCCACCCGGCCCGGCTCCATCATGCTGTCGGCGCTGGAGGCCGCGTTGCGTGACGGCGCAGTGCACTATGTGGCGTTGGGGGACAAGCACTCCCGAATGCGGGTCGGGACGACGGGCCAGATCTGGTATTCCGGCTCGCCCGAGGTGACGAACTACGACGACATCGAGCCCGATCCGGGGCAGGTGCTGGTGGTCGATCTGGGTGACCAACCGAGTGTGACACCGCACCGGGTCGGTACCTGGCGGTTTGTCACCCTGCGTCGCCCCGTCGACGACACCCGCGACATCGCCGATCTCGACCTGAACCTCGACATGCTGCCGGACAAGGACCGCACCGTGGTCCGGCTGGCGCTGACGGGCACGCTCACGGTCACCGAACGCGCGGCCCTGGACGCCTGCCTGGACAAGTACTCCCGGTTGTTCGCCTGGGTCGGGTTGTGGGAGAAGCAGTCCGACATCGCGGTGGTACCGGCCGACGGTGAGTTCACCGACCTCGGCATCGGAGGTTTCGCCGCCTCGGCGGTGGAGGAGCTGGTGGCTGTGGCGCAACAGGACGACGAGTCAGCCGGTGACGCCCAGGCCGCGCTGGCGCTGCTGCTGCGGCTCACGGCGCCGCTGGGGGGTGCGGCATGA
- a CDS encoding SixA phosphatase family protein, whose protein sequence is MSDAHRTLILLRHAKSDYPDGVADHERPLAPRGVREAGLAGDWLRSGVVDPPVQAVLCSTATRTRQTLARTGIDAPAQYVDRLYDARPGDVIAEINAVSPHVRTLLVIGHEPAMSSVALGLAGGPGTDESAAREISRKYPTSALAVLRVPGPWDSLELGGAALERFHVPR, encoded by the coding sequence ATGAGCGACGCCCACCGCACGCTGATCCTGCTCCGGCACGCCAAGTCCGACTACCCGGACGGCGTCGCAGACCACGAGCGCCCACTCGCTCCGCGCGGGGTGCGCGAGGCCGGTCTGGCCGGCGACTGGCTGCGCAGCGGGGTCGTCGACCCGCCGGTGCAGGCCGTGCTGTGTTCGACGGCCACCCGCACCCGGCAGACTCTGGCCCGGACCGGGATCGACGCGCCGGCGCAGTACGTCGACCGGTTGTATGACGCCAGGCCCGGCGACGTGATCGCGGAGATCAACGCCGTCTCACCGCACGTACGTACGCTGCTGGTGATCGGCCACGAACCGGCGATGTCCTCGGTGGCGCTCGGGCTGGCGGGCGGGCCCGGCACCGATGAGTCCGCCGCCCGCGAGATCTCCCGGAAGTACCCCACCTCGGCGCTGGCGGTGCTGCGCGTTCCCGGCCCGTGGGACTCCCTGGAGTTGGGCGGCGCGGCGCTGGAGAGATTCCACGTGCCGCGCTGA
- a CDS encoding class I SAM-dependent methyltransferase, with protein sequence MTTDAQRLNGFYFFRSWLRDPLRVAAVAPSGTALSELITRDVPAGAGPVLELGPGTGAFTTALLARGVPEADLTLVESGPDFARALRSRFPAARVLCADAADATDPEAPYTAVVSGLPLLSMRADRVQTILASVFARSTPDAAMYQFTYAPRCPVSSSVLAQAGLSAELVGRTLRNLPPASVYRITRAIV encoded by the coding sequence GTGACCACCGACGCCCAGCGACTCAACGGCTTCTACTTCTTTCGATCGTGGCTGCGCGACCCGTTGCGGGTCGCGGCTGTGGCTCCCTCCGGCACGGCATTGTCCGAGCTGATCACCCGGGATGTTCCAGCAGGTGCCGGCCCGGTGCTCGAGCTGGGGCCCGGCACGGGCGCGTTCACCACCGCGTTGCTGGCGCGCGGGGTTCCCGAGGCCGATCTGACGCTGGTCGAGTCCGGCCCCGACTTCGCCCGTGCCCTGCGGTCCCGTTTCCCCGCCGCGCGGGTGTTGTGTGCCGACGCCGCCGACGCCACCGACCCGGAGGCCCCCTACACGGCGGTCGTCAGCGGTCTGCCGCTGCTGTCGATGCGGGCCGACCGCGTCCAGACGATCCTGGCATCGGTGTTCGCCCGCAGCACCCCGGACGCGGCGATGTACCAGTTCACTTACGCACCTCGTTGTCCCGTCTCGTCGTCGGTCTTGGCCCAGGCCGGGTTGAGCGCCGAACTGGTGGGCCGGACCCTGCGCAACCTGCCGCCCGCCTCGGTGTACCGCATCACCAGAGCGATCGTCTGA